Proteins encoded in a region of the Pseudomonas denitrificans (nom. rej.) genome:
- a CDS encoding BufA1 family periplasmic bufferin-type metallophore, with translation MKNLTLATAALALAAITGTALADDMNTKASDGAAMEKCYGVAMAGKNDCKAGAGTTCAGSAKKDYDGMHWKNVPAGTCTTIKTPHGMGSLTPSKA, from the coding sequence ATGAAAAACCTGACCCTTGCCACCGCCGCCCTCGCCCTTGCCGCCATCACCGGCACTGCCCTGGCCGACGACATGAACACCAAGGCCAGCGATGGCGCGGCCATGGAGAAGTGCTACGGCGTCGCCATGGCCGGCAAGAACGACTGCAAGGCCGGTGCCGGCACCACCTGCGCGGGCAGCGCCAAGAAGGACTACGACGGCATGCACTGGAAGAACGTTCCGGCCGGCACCTGCACCACGATCAAGACGCCCCACGGCATGGGCTCGCTGACGCCGAGCAAGGCCTGA
- the bufB gene encoding MNIO family bufferin maturase — protein sequence MNAFHQPGAGLGLKGEHYAQALACSAQGLWFEVHPENYMVGGPRLAWLERIAERHPLSLHGVSLSLAADAAPDETHLRHLRALVERVQPHLISEHLAWSTWRGQYLPDLLPFPRSHAALARITENIQRTQEALGRRIAIENPSHYLRLEGHDWDEIEFLTELALRTGCGLLLDVNNVHVSSHNLGFDARRYLDRFPAAAILEIHLAGHSRDEGGELLIDSHDAPVDEPVWALYEHLIQRIGPRPTLIERDDHLPAFEELLAEREIAQAILNLAEVKP from the coding sequence ATGAACGCATTCCATCAACCGGGCGCCGGGCTGGGGCTCAAGGGCGAACACTACGCCCAGGCCTTGGCCTGCTCCGCCCAGGGTCTCTGGTTCGAAGTGCATCCGGAGAACTACATGGTCGGCGGTCCCCGCCTTGCCTGGCTGGAACGGATCGCCGAACGCCATCCGCTATCGCTGCACGGAGTCTCGCTGTCCCTGGCGGCCGATGCTGCACCTGACGAGACACATCTTCGGCATCTGCGCGCGCTGGTCGAGCGCGTGCAACCGCACTTGATTTCCGAGCACCTGGCCTGGTCGACCTGGCGCGGCCAGTACCTGCCGGACCTGCTGCCCTTCCCGCGCAGCCATGCGGCCCTGGCGCGCATCACCGAGAACATCCAGCGCACCCAGGAAGCCCTGGGCCGGCGTATCGCCATCGAGAACCCCAGCCACTATCTGCGCCTGGAGGGCCACGACTGGGACGAAATCGAATTCCTCACGGAGCTCGCGCTGCGCACCGGCTGCGGCCTGCTGCTGGACGTCAACAACGTGCATGTCAGCTCGCACAATCTCGGCTTCGATGCGAGACGCTACCTCGACCGTTTCCCGGCAGCGGCCATCCTTGAAATCCACCTGGCCGGCCACAGCCGCGACGAGGGCGGCGAACTGCTGATCGACTCCCACGATGCGCCGGTCGACGAGCCGGTCTGGGCGCTCTACGAGCACCTGATCCAGCGCATCGGCCCGAGGCCGACACTGATCGAGCGCGACGACCATCTGCCTGCTTTCGAAGAGTTGCTGGCCGAGCGCGAGATCGCTCAGGCGATCCTCAACCTGGCGGAGGTGAAACCATGA
- a CDS encoding HvfC/BufC N-terminal domain-containing protein: MKSSLGAFQDAFVDAIYRRPAPALQGVITQAAFEVYRNTVFKGCVDALCDNFPTIERLVGTDWMRAAAAIHARETPPDDARLILYGESFADFLDAFEPARELPYLGAVARLDRSWTEAFVAPQEARLDLASLAGMTASDLATCHLETRACVRWRWFAEQPIYSIWRCNREALPIPEELPWQGEGALLVGHSDGVAWHALEVGGCTFLDACAAGDNLDQASTQALQAQPDLDFHDLFGRLLGAGVFRPIALA, from the coding sequence ATGAAGAGCTCGCTTGGCGCCTTCCAGGATGCCTTTGTCGACGCCATCTACCGGCGCCCTGCTCCGGCGCTGCAAGGCGTGATCACACAGGCGGCCTTCGAGGTGTATCGCAACACCGTGTTCAAGGGCTGCGTCGACGCGCTGTGCGACAACTTCCCGACCATCGAGCGCCTGGTCGGTACCGACTGGATGCGCGCGGCGGCAGCCATTCACGCCCGCGAGACGCCGCCAGACGATGCCCGCCTGATCCTCTACGGTGAGAGCTTTGCCGATTTCCTCGATGCATTCGAACCCGCACGGGAACTGCCCTATCTTGGCGCCGTGGCGCGCCTGGACCGGTCATGGACGGAGGCCTTCGTCGCACCTCAGGAGGCGCGCCTCGACCTCGCCAGCCTGGCCGGCATGACCGCCTCGGATCTTGCCACCTGCCACCTGGAAACGCGTGCCTGCGTGCGCTGGCGCTGGTTTGCCGAGCAGCCGATCTACAGCATCTGGCGCTGCAACCGCGAAGCCCTGCCGATACCCGAAGAGCTGCCCTGGCAAGGCGAAGGCGCGTTACTGGTCGGCCATTCCGATGGCGTCGCCTGGCACGCGCTTGAGGTCGGCGGCTGTACCTTTCTCGACGCCTGTGCAGCCGGAGACAACCTGGATCAGGCATCGACCCAGGCACTTCAGGCGCAACCGGATCTCGACTTCCACGACCTGTTCGGCCGCCTGCTCGGCGCCGGGGTTTTCCGTCCCATCGCCCTCGCGTGA
- a CDS encoding DoxX family protein, with the protein MDIARTTLPRTGLRQRWNRMADFLQHLLGDTFLCLVARWGIAATFFLSGRTKVEGLLTITPSTYELFRTEYMLPLVPPQIAAHLATYAEHLFPLLLVLGLFTRLSALALLGMTTVIEVFVYPDAWPTHLVWAGLLLWLIGRGAGSWSLDRALGIR; encoded by the coding sequence ATGGACATCGCCCGCACTACCCTGCCCCGCACCGGCCTGCGCCAACGCTGGAACCGCATGGCCGACTTCCTGCAGCACCTGCTCGGCGACACCTTTCTCTGCCTGGTGGCGCGCTGGGGAATCGCCGCGACCTTCTTCCTCTCCGGGCGCACCAAGGTCGAAGGGCTCCTGACCATCACCCCGAGCACCTACGAGCTGTTTCGCACCGAGTACATGCTGCCGCTGGTGCCGCCGCAGATCGCCGCCCACCTGGCGACCTACGCCGAGCACCTCTTCCCGCTGCTGCTGGTGCTGGGCCTGTTCACCCGCCTTTCGGCCCTGGCGCTGCTGGGGATGACCACGGTGATCGAGGTATTCGTCTATCCGGATGCCTGGCCCACCCACCTGGTCTGGGCGGGCCTGCTGCTGTGGCTGATCGGTCGCGGTGCCGGCAGTTGGTCGCTGGATCGCGCGCTGGGCATTCGCTGA
- a CDS encoding GMC family oxidoreductase: MEFDYIIVGAGSAGCVLANRLSADPSVRVCLLEAGSEDTSPLIHTPIGVAAILPTRHVNWALQTVPQPGLGGRVGYQPRGKTLGGSSSINGMIYIRGHRSDYDDWQALGNAGWGYDDVLPYFRKSEGHHLGGCDYHGGDGELYVGRVQPHSVTNAFLDAAQQAGHSRNADFNGAEQEGVGHYDVTIREGRRWSTASAFLKPIRELRGNLSVITGAQAQRILLQGKRAVGMQVSVKGERLEIRARREVLLSAGAFGSPQLLMLSGIGAEAELKPHGIALQHELPGVGENLQDHPDFVACYKSHDTTLLGISARGTVRMGKAFFDYTRQRTGPFASNCAESGGFLKTSADLARPDIQLHAVIGPIDDHGRKLHWGHGFSCHVCVLRPKSIGSVGLHSADPFAAPRIDPNFLGHDDDVSTLLKGYRMVQDIVGQAPLARYGLKDLYSQNLSSDEQLIELLRKRTDTVYHPVGTCKMGSDEMAVVDGQLRVHGIEGLRVVDASIMPTLVGGNTNAPSIMIAERAAEWIIAA, from the coding sequence ATGGAATTCGACTACATCATCGTTGGTGCCGGCTCGGCCGGCTGCGTACTGGCCAATCGTCTGAGTGCCGACCCTTCGGTACGGGTGTGCCTGCTGGAGGCGGGTTCCGAAGACACCTCGCCACTGATCCACACGCCGATCGGCGTAGCCGCCATTCTGCCGACACGCCACGTCAACTGGGCGTTGCAGACGGTCCCGCAACCCGGCCTGGGCGGCCGTGTTGGCTACCAGCCGCGCGGCAAGACCCTGGGCGGCAGCAGCTCGATCAACGGCATGATCTACATTCGCGGGCATCGCAGCGATTACGACGACTGGCAGGCCCTGGGCAACGCGGGCTGGGGCTATGACGACGTGCTGCCGTACTTCCGCAAGAGCGAGGGCCATCATCTGGGGGGCTGTGACTACCACGGTGGCGATGGCGAGCTGTACGTCGGCCGGGTGCAGCCGCACTCGGTCACCAATGCCTTCCTCGATGCGGCCCAACAGGCCGGGCACTCTCGCAATGCCGACTTCAACGGTGCCGAGCAGGAAGGGGTAGGGCACTACGACGTGACCATCCGCGAGGGCCGGCGCTGGAGCACTGCCTCGGCATTCCTCAAGCCCATCCGCGAGCTTCGCGGTAACCTCTCGGTCATTACCGGAGCCCAAGCCCAGCGCATCCTGCTGCAAGGCAAGCGCGCCGTGGGCATGCAGGTGTCGGTCAAGGGTGAGCGCCTGGAAATCAGGGCACGCAGGGAAGTACTGCTGAGCGCAGGGGCCTTTGGCAGTCCGCAACTGCTGATGCTTTCAGGCATTGGTGCGGAGGCCGAACTGAAACCCCACGGTATTGCGCTGCAGCACGAGCTTCCGGGCGTGGGGGAAAACCTCCAGGACCACCCGGACTTCGTCGCCTGCTACAAGAGCCATGACACCACCCTGCTGGGCATCTCCGCCAGGGGCACGGTGCGCATGGGCAAGGCCTTCTTCGATTACACCCGCCAGCGTACCGGTCCCTTCGCGAGCAACTGTGCCGAGAGCGGTGGCTTCCTGAAAACCTCCGCGGACCTGGCCCGCCCGGATATCCAGCTGCATGCGGTGATCGGCCCGATCGACGACCACGGTCGCAAGCTGCACTGGGGACATGGCTTCAGCTGCCATGTCTGCGTGCTGCGGCCGAAAAGCATCGGCAGCGTCGGTCTGCACTCGGCCGACCCTTTCGCCGCGCCGCGCATCGACCCCAATTTCCTCGGCCATGACGACGACGTCAGCACGCTGCTGAAGGGATACCGCATGGTGCAGGACATCGTTGGCCAGGCACCGCTGGCCAGGTACGGCCTGAAGGACCTGTACAGCCAGAACCTCTCCAGCGACGAGCAACTGATCGAACTGCTGCGCAAGCGCACCGATACCGTCTACCACCCGGTTGGCACCTGCAAGATGGGCAGCGACGAGATGGCGGTCGTGGACGGGCAACTGCGTGTGCACGGTATCGAAGGCTTGCGGGTCGTCGATGCCTCGATCATGCCCACGCTGGTTGGCGGCAACACCAACGCCCCGTCGATCATGATCGCGGAGCGGGCCGCGGAGTGGATCATCGCTGCCTGA
- a CDS encoding AraC family transcriptional regulator, with the protein MTALIRTTSFIGFPQLIAQLGGNCEHLLHRFQIAPAALEDDEARVPLRALVAVLECAANELDCPDLGLRMAEYQDLQVLGPVALIARNSATVGQALEEISRFIGYHSPGIDVQLDRSDRQAPRLLIEIRLPGPTRLRQMQELALGVGHNTLKLLCGSQFSARSVLLSGAGALPPARYKRYFRSPAYFNQDCNALVLSNEQLGMRIEQQDPQLHRVMLDYLRPFDAQAAAGLVHQVENLILRTLPTQRCRIGLIAEQLGLHERVLQRRLAELGTGFEQVLEQARRSCAQRYLAERHMPMSQVAGLLGYSEQSVFNRACRRWFDDTPRAIRRQLLDGSAAIDPEDPPYR; encoded by the coding sequence GTGACCGCCCTCATCCGCACGACCTCGTTCATCGGCTTTCCGCAACTGATCGCTCAGTTGGGCGGGAATTGCGAGCACTTGCTGCACCGCTTCCAGATAGCCCCCGCCGCACTCGAAGACGACGAGGCACGGGTACCGCTGCGCGCCCTGGTGGCCGTGCTCGAATGTGCCGCCAACGAACTGGACTGCCCCGACCTGGGCCTGCGAATGGCCGAGTACCAGGACCTCCAGGTGCTCGGGCCGGTGGCGCTGATCGCGCGGAATTCGGCCACGGTAGGCCAGGCGCTGGAGGAAATCTCGCGGTTCATCGGCTATCACAGTCCCGGCATCGATGTGCAGCTCGACCGCAGTGATCGTCAGGCGCCGCGGCTGCTGATCGAGATTCGCCTGCCCGGCCCTACGCGCCTGAGGCAGATGCAGGAGCTGGCACTGGGGGTTGGCCACAACACCCTGAAGCTTCTGTGCGGCAGCCAGTTCAGCGCTCGCTCCGTGTTGCTCAGCGGAGCCGGCGCACTGCCCCCCGCCCGCTACAAGCGCTACTTCAGGAGCCCGGCCTACTTCAACCAGGACTGCAACGCCCTGGTCCTGAGCAATGAGCAACTGGGCATGCGCATCGAACAACAGGACCCGCAGCTGCACCGCGTGATGCTGGACTACCTGCGGCCCTTCGATGCCCAGGCCGCCGCCGGCCTGGTACATCAGGTGGAGAACCTGATCCTGCGGACGCTGCCCACCCAGCGCTGCCGGATCGGCCTGATCGCCGAGCAACTCGGCCTGCATGAGCGGGTGCTGCAACGTCGCCTGGCGGAGCTGGGCACGGGATTCGAGCAGGTGCTCGAACAGGCTCGACGTTCCTGCGCGCAACGCTACCTTGCCGAGCGCCACATGCCGATGTCCCAGGTCGCGGGCTTGTTGGGCTACAGCGAACAGAGCGTGTTCAACCGAGCCTGTCGCCGCTGGTTCGATGACACGCCGCGCGCGATCCGGCGACAACTGCTCGACGGCAGCGCCGCAATTGACCCCGAAGATCCGCCCTACCGCTAG
- a CDS encoding DUF1329 domain-containing protein has product MQTQKTLLKSGVLALSLLASSVMAAAPAAEVAQLGGTLTPMGAEKAGNADGSIPAWTGGLPVNAGAVDGKGFLADPFASEKPLFVITAANAEQYKGKLTEGQMAMFKRYPDSYRIPVYPTHRTAALPDDIYAAIRNSAQHTELVGGGNGLQNFDSHYYAFPIPKTGVELVWNHETRYRGGNIHRYITRVQPQVDGSFSMVHFEDEVSYPANLPDFDKAKGDNILFYFIQRVTAPARLAGNVLLVHETIDQVKEPRQAWLYNAGQRRVRRAPQVAYDGPATAADGLATSDNYDMYNGSPDRYDWKLVGKRELYIPYNSYKLDSPSLKYDDIIKPGHINQDLTRYELHRVWEVVGTLKDGERHIYAKRHMFFDEDTWQLAEVDHYDGRGQLWRVGEGHAQQYYNQKVPGYTAETLYDVISGRYSVMGLKNEEKQSIVFGAKALAADYTPAALRQTGVR; this is encoded by the coding sequence ATGCAGACTCAGAAAACACTGTTGAAATCCGGCGTTCTGGCCCTCTCGCTACTGGCCAGCAGCGTGATGGCAGCCGCCCCGGCGGCCGAAGTGGCGCAGCTGGGTGGAACCCTGACGCCCATGGGCGCCGAGAAGGCCGGCAACGCCGACGGCAGCATTCCGGCCTGGACCGGCGGCCTGCCGGTGAATGCCGGGGCGGTCGACGGCAAAGGCTTCCTGGCCGACCCGTTCGCCAGCGAGAAGCCGCTGTTCGTCATCACGGCGGCCAACGCCGAGCAGTACAAGGGCAAGCTCACCGAAGGCCAGATGGCGATGTTCAAGCGCTATCCGGACAGCTACAGGATCCCGGTATACCCGACGCACCGTACCGCGGCGCTGCCCGACGATATCTACGCCGCGATCAGGAACAGCGCCCAGCACACGGAGCTGGTCGGGGGCGGTAACGGCCTGCAGAACTTCGACAGCCACTACTACGCCTTCCCGATCCCGAAGACCGGCGTGGAACTGGTGTGGAACCACGAAACACGTTACCGCGGCGGTAACATCCATCGCTACATCACCCGCGTGCAGCCGCAGGTGGATGGCTCCTTCTCGATGGTGCACTTCGAGGATGAAGTGTCCTATCCCGCCAACCTGCCGGATTTCGACAAGGCCAAGGGCGACAACATCCTCTTCTACTTCATCCAGCGGGTGACCGCGCCGGCGCGTCTGGCGGGCAACGTGCTGCTGGTGCACGAGACCATCGACCAGGTGAAGGAACCGCGCCAGGCGTGGCTCTACAACGCTGGTCAGCGCCGCGTTCGGCGTGCTCCGCAAGTTGCCTACGACGGCCCGGCAACCGCTGCCGACGGCCTGGCCACCTCCGACAACTACGACATGTACAACGGCTCGCCCGATCGCTACGACTGGAAGCTGGTCGGCAAGAGGGAGCTGTACATCCCCTACAACAGCTACAAGCTCGACTCGCCGTCGCTCAAGTACGACGACATCATCAAGCCGGGGCACATCAATCAGGACCTGACCCGCTACGAGCTGCACCGGGTCTGGGAAGTGGTGGGTACGCTGAAGGACGGTGAGCGGCACATCTACGCCAAGCGCCACATGTTCTTCGACGAGGACACCTGGCAGCTGGCCGAGGTCGACCACTATGACGGCCGTGGCCAGCTGTGGCGTGTCGGCGAGGGCCACGCGCAGCAGTATTACAACCAGAAAGTGCCGGGCTACACCGCCGAGACTCTCTACGATGTCATCTCCGGCCGCTACTCGGTCATGGGCCTGAAGAACGAAGAGAAGCAGAGCATCGTGTTCGGCGCCAAGGCGCTTGCCGCGGACTACACCCCGGCAGCATTGCGCCAGACGGGCGTTCGCTGA
- a CDS encoding DUF1302 domain-containing protein, which yields MTTTKARAGFAPNALALAVALGCAAQAQAVTFNIGEVEGTFDSSLSVGASWALRGGDPDLIGVNNGGKGLSQTTDDGHLNFKKGKTFSKIFKGIHDLELKYEDTGVFLRGKYWYDFELKDESRPFKDIDDSGRKEGAKSAGAQMLDAFVYHNYTIADQPGSVRLGKQVVSWGESTFILNSINSINPIDVAAFRRPGAEIKEGLIPVNMFYVSQSLTDSLSAEAFYQLEWDQTVVDNCGTFFSQADVVADGCSNNLRLLTNNLAAGNAINAALPGTTMDIDQNGEGTLVRRSGDRDARDGGQWGVALRYMFDPLNTEFGAYFMNYHSRAPFLSVTAPSQSLYNVAGRTGAAAPLVVAGNSSYFMEYPEDIHLYGLSFSTTLPTGTAWSGEVSYRPNAPVQLNTTDLLFSGVGPLAAINPVAYAAYGNASVLQATPGGDLHGYRRKEITQFQTTLTHFFDQVMGAERLTLVGEVGVVHVGGLDSTSEARYGRDPVYGPGPLPATGSVNTCRALNQTTIAGAVGNNDYTNLTTNCTDDGYVTATSWGYRARAIWDYNSVFAGVNLRPNISWSHDVHGYGPNGLFNEGSKAVSFGLDADYANTYTTSLSCTDFFGGDYNTSVDRDFVALSFGVNF from the coding sequence ATGACAACAACAAAAGCGCGCGCCGGATTCGCCCCCAACGCACTGGCGCTAGCCGTTGCACTGGGCTGTGCCGCACAGGCCCAGGCCGTCACGTTCAATATCGGTGAAGTCGAGGGAACCTTCGACTCGTCCCTGTCCGTGGGGGCCAGCTGGGCGCTACGCGGTGGTGATCCGGACCTCATCGGCGTCAACAACGGCGGCAAGGGCCTGTCGCAGACCACCGATGACGGGCACCTGAACTTCAAGAAGGGCAAGACCTTCTCGAAGATCTTCAAGGGCATCCACGACCTCGAGCTGAAGTACGAAGACACCGGCGTGTTCCTGCGCGGCAAGTACTGGTACGACTTCGAACTCAAGGATGAAAGCCGGCCGTTCAAGGACATCGACGACAGCGGTCGCAAGGAGGGCGCGAAGTCCGCTGGCGCGCAGATGCTCGATGCCTTCGTCTACCACAACTACACCATTGCCGATCAGCCGGGCTCGGTCCGCCTGGGCAAGCAGGTGGTGAGCTGGGGGGAGAGCACCTTCATCCTCAACAGCATCAACTCGATCAACCCGATCGACGTTGCCGCCTTCCGCCGCCCCGGCGCCGAGATCAAGGAAGGCCTGATCCCGGTGAACATGTTCTACGTGTCGCAGAGCCTGACCGACAGCCTCTCGGCAGAAGCCTTCTACCAGCTGGAGTGGGACCAGACGGTGGTCGACAACTGCGGCACCTTCTTCTCCCAGGCGGACGTGGTGGCCGACGGCTGCAGCAACAACCTGCGCCTGCTGACCAACAACCTCGCCGCCGGCAATGCCATCAACGCCGCGCTGCCTGGAACCACCATGGACATCGACCAGAACGGCGAAGGCACCCTGGTGCGCCGCAGTGGCGACCGCGATGCCCGTGACGGCGGCCAGTGGGGCGTGGCGCTGCGCTACATGTTCGACCCGCTGAACACCGAGTTCGGCGCGTACTTCATGAACTACCACAGCCGTGCGCCGTTCCTCAGCGTGACCGCACCTTCGCAAAGCCTCTACAACGTGGCTGGCCGCACCGGTGCAGCGGCCCCCCTGGTGGTGGCGGGGAACTCCAGTTACTTCATGGAGTATCCGGAGGATATCCACCTGTACGGCCTGAGCTTCTCGACCACGCTGCCCACCGGAACCGCCTGGAGCGGCGAGGTCAGCTACCGGCCCAATGCGCCCGTCCAGCTGAACACGACGGACCTGCTGTTCTCCGGCGTCGGGCCACTGGCTGCCATCAACCCGGTGGCCTATGCCGCCTACGGCAATGCCTCGGTACTGCAGGCCACTCCGGGAGGCGACCTGCACGGCTATCGCCGCAAGGAAATCACCCAGTTCCAGACCACCCTGACGCACTTCTTCGATCAGGTCATGGGCGCCGAGCGCCTGACCCTGGTGGGCGAGGTGGGTGTGGTGCATGTCGGTGGGCTCGACTCGACCAGCGAGGCGCGTTACGGCCGCGACCCGGTCTACGGGCCGGGACCGCTGCCCGCTACCGGCTCGGTCAACACCTGCCGCGCGCTCAACCAGACCACCATCGCTGGCGCGGTGGGCAACAACGACTACACCAACCTGACCACCAACTGCACCGATGACGGCTACGTCACCGCCACCTCCTGGGGTTACCGCGCCCGCGCGATCTGGGACTACAACAGCGTCTTCGCCGGGGTGAACCTGCGGCCGAACATCAGCTGGTCGCACGACGTCCATGGCTACGGTCCCAACGGCCTGTTCAACGAGGGCAGCAAGGCCGTCAGCTTCGGCCTCGATGCGGACTACGCCAACACCTACACCACCAGCCTTTCCTGCACCGACTTCTTTGGCGGCGACTACAACACGTCGGTCGACAGAGACTTCGTCGCGCTCAGTTTCGGCGTGAACTTCTAA
- a CDS encoding PqiC family protein yields the protein MPKSSLLPLAGLFALLGGCSSAPVHYHTLLPAQPGSPASGQVRVERVLLPPQVDRSQMVVRQGGSGLVILETEWWGANLVDEFGNALQDQLGAPAPGASLLRVEVQRFDSVPGQYSLLEAQWRLRKHGSEKSLTCHSSLQSPAENSVDSLVSAHQSNLRKLAEQVARASAGGASACP from the coding sequence ATGCCGAAGTCATCCCTGCTGCCATTGGCGGGACTGTTCGCGCTGCTGGGGGGCTGCAGCAGCGCGCCGGTGCACTATCACACGCTGCTGCCGGCCCAGCCCGGCAGCCCCGCCAGCGGCCAGGTGCGCGTCGAGCGCGTGCTGCTGCCGCCGCAGGTGGATCGCTCGCAGATGGTGGTTCGCCAGGGCGGCAGCGGCCTGGTGATCCTCGAGACCGAGTGGTGGGGCGCGAATCTGGTCGACGAGTTCGGCAACGCCCTGCAGGACCAGCTCGGTGCGCCTGCGCCCGGCGCGTCGCTGTTGCGAGTGGAGGTCCAGCGATTCGATTCGGTGCCGGGGCAGTATTCACTGCTGGAGGCTCAATGGCGCTTGCGCAAGCACGGCAGCGAGAAATCCCTGACTTGCCACAGCAGCCTGCAGAGCCCTGCGGAGAATAGCGTGGACAGCCTGGTGAGCGCGCATCAGAGCAACCTGCGCAAGCTGGCGGAGCAGGTGGCGCGGGCCAGTGCAGGGGGCGCGAGCGCCTGCCCCTGA
- a CDS encoding paraquat-inducible protein A has product MATELNLCLCHGCGLACDVREHGHHCGRCGAPLHVRKGEAVTRAWAFLIAALIFYIPANLLPVMHTEMLGQGIDSTIGGGVLEFWESGAWDIALIIFIASIGVPAVKFLAMGMLLLTVQRRSSWAQRQRSQLYRLVELIGYWSMLDVLVVALVAALVQMRELGTIEPRAGILFFGLVVVFTMLSAMSFDPRLIWDDGDPIDAAGHP; this is encoded by the coding sequence CTGGCGACCGAACTCAACCTGTGCCTCTGCCATGGTTGCGGACTGGCCTGCGATGTCCGTGAGCACGGCCATCACTGCGGGCGCTGCGGTGCGCCGCTGCATGTGCGCAAGGGCGAGGCCGTTACGCGCGCCTGGGCGTTTCTCATCGCCGCCCTGATCTTCTACATCCCCGCCAACCTGCTGCCGGTGATGCATACCGAGATGCTCGGTCAGGGCATCGACAGCACCATCGGCGGCGGCGTGCTCGAGTTCTGGGAAAGCGGGGCGTGGGATATCGCCCTGATCATCTTCATCGCCAGTATCGGCGTGCCGGCGGTCAAGTTCCTGGCTATGGGCATGTTGCTGCTGACCGTGCAGCGACGCAGCAGCTGGGCGCAACGCCAGCGCTCCCAGCTGTATCGCCTGGTCGAACTGATCGGCTACTGGTCGATGCTCGACGTGCTGGTCGTCGCGCTGGTGGCCGCCCTGGTGCAGATGCGCGAACTGGGCACCATCGAGCCGCGAGCGGGCATTCTTTTCTTCGGCCTGGTGGTTGTCTTCACCATGCTTTCCGCCATGAGTTTCGATCCACGGCTTATCTGGGACGACGGAGACCCTATCGATGCAGCAGGACACCCTTAA
- a CDS encoding paraquat-inducible protein A codes for MSTSSDLIICEYCDAVYRREPLQRHQRALCERCGGVLHRHNALTIQQRLALAITGAILLAFAHSYPVMTISMQGLSNSATLWDSVMILSSGSITLIALVVALAIILAPVLQITLLIWVLAFAQAGRRAPAFAFSMRWLEALRPWSMLEVCLLGTMVAVIKLAGLLDVIPGIGLLAMAALSVLILYIAGKDIRELWERV; via the coding sequence ATGTCGACCTCCAGCGATCTGATCATTTGCGAATACTGCGATGCGGTGTACCGGCGTGAGCCGCTCCAGCGCCATCAGCGTGCCCTGTGCGAGCGCTGTGGCGGAGTCCTTCACCGGCACAATGCGCTGACGATTCAGCAGCGACTGGCCCTGGCCATTACCGGCGCCATCCTGCTGGCGTTCGCCCACAGCTACCCGGTGATGACCATCAGCATGCAGGGGCTGAGCAACTCCGCGACGCTGTGGGATTCGGTGATGATCCTCAGCAGCGGCAGCATCACCCTCATCGCGCTGGTCGTGGCGCTGGCGATCATCCTCGCCCCGGTGCTGCAGATAACACTGCTCATCTGGGTGCTGGCGTTCGCCCAGGCCGGGCGCCGGGCGCCGGCTTTCGCCTTCAGCATGCGCTGGCTGGAGGCCCTGCGCCCGTGGAGCATGCTGGAGGTCTGCCTGTTGGGAACCATGGTCGCGGTGATCAAGCTGGCCGGCCTGCTCGACGTGATCCCCGGCATCGGGCTGCTGGCCATGGCGGCGCTCAGCGTACTGATCCTCTATATCGCCGGGAAGGATATCCGCGAACTCTGGGAGCGCGTATGA